Proteins encoded within one genomic window of Ranitomeya variabilis isolate aRanVar5 chromosome 4, aRanVar5.hap1, whole genome shotgun sequence:
- the LOC143769041 gene encoding avidin-related protein 4/5-like isoform X2: protein MMGVGVQGLVLAIFLVTGYNNDVGAHCNVTGVWVNTLGSVLKLSAEGSQLKGSLHSSVELYPGAAGDLMTGKLIGLIGQGDQPTFTMTIKWREGSVTAWVGQCFQMSDCPVLKTMWLLRSKATVEDNWKATRIGEDVFHPQKCLLV, encoded by the exons ATGATGGGTGTGGGTGTGCAGGGATTAGTGTTGGCTATATTTTTGGTCACTGGTTACAACAATGACGTG GGAGCCCACTGTAATGTGACTGGAGTCTGGGTGAATACCTTGGGATCAGTTCTCAAACTCTCAGCAGAAGGATCCCAGCTTAAAGGCTCACTACACTCTTCAGTAGAGCTCTATCCAGGTGCAGCAGGTGATCTAATGACCGGTAAGCTGATTGGGCTCATAGGACAAGGAGATCAACCAACCTTCACAATGACCATAAAATGGAGAGAAG GCTCAGTCACTGCTTGGGTTGGCCAGTGTTTCCAAATGTCAGACTGCCCTGTCCTGAAAACTATGTGGTTGTTGCGATCAAAGGCCACAGTAGAAGATAACTGGAAGGCAACCAG GATTGGTGAAGATGTATTTCATCCACAGAAATGTCTTTTAGTTTGA
- the LOC143769041 gene encoding avidin-related protein 4/5-like isoform X1: MMGVGVQGLVLAIFLVTGYNNDVQGAHCNVTGVWVNTLGSVLKLSAEGSQLKGSLHSSVELYPGAAGDLMTGKLIGLIGQGDQPTFTMTIKWREGSVTAWVGQCFQMSDCPVLKTMWLLRSKATVEDNWKATRIGEDVFHPQKCLLV; encoded by the exons ATGATGGGTGTGGGTGTGCAGGGATTAGTGTTGGCTATATTTTTGGTCACTGGTTACAACAATGACGTG CAGGGAGCCCACTGTAATGTGACTGGAGTCTGGGTGAATACCTTGGGATCAGTTCTCAAACTCTCAGCAGAAGGATCCCAGCTTAAAGGCTCACTACACTCTTCAGTAGAGCTCTATCCAGGTGCAGCAGGTGATCTAATGACCGGTAAGCTGATTGGGCTCATAGGACAAGGAGATCAACCAACCTTCACAATGACCATAAAATGGAGAGAAG GCTCAGTCACTGCTTGGGTTGGCCAGTGTTTCCAAATGTCAGACTGCCCTGTCCTGAAAACTATGTGGTTGTTGCGATCAAAGGCCACAGTAGAAGATAACTGGAAGGCAACCAG GATTGGTGAAGATGTATTTCATCCACAGAAATGTCTTTTAGTTTGA